A stretch of Longimicrobium sp. DNA encodes these proteins:
- a CDS encoding methylmalonyl-CoA mutase family protein: MSDTLAAANIGEDGGSTGAAANGKQAWEARAVAPALARHPERREAFVSTSGVEIDRLYAPEDVAGLDYPRDLGYPGEFPFTRGIQPTMYRGRFWTMRQYAGFGTAEETNARFKLLLQAGQTGLSTAFDLPTQMGYDSDASMAMGEVGRVGVAIDSLADMRRLLDGIPLDKVSTSMTINATAAILLAFYIAVADERGIPRDRISGTIQNDILKEYIARGTYIYPVEPSLRLITDIFAFCNAEVPKWNTISISGYHIREAGATAAQEIAFTFADGLEYVRRALDAGLDVDRFAPRLSFFFASHNDLFEEVAKFRAARRLWARLMRERFGAGDDAAKLRFHTQTGGVTLQAQQPLNNVVRVTVQALAAVLGGTQSLHTNGYDEALALPTAQAATLALRTQQVLAYESGVGDTVDPLAGSYFVESLTTAVETQAREYLEKIEEMGGAAEAIAYMQEEIHRAAYEHQISIERGDRVVVGVNKFQSADEEPVDLGQPDFTALEASQKAQLAEIKRVRDDAEVRARLDAIRAAARGTDNLMPHIIDAVKAMVTLGEISDALREVWGVYRPA; encoded by the coding sequence GTGGGAGGCACGCGCGGTGGCGCCCGCGCTGGCCAGGCACCCGGAGCGGCGCGAGGCGTTCGTTTCCACCAGCGGGGTGGAGATCGACCGGCTGTACGCGCCGGAAGACGTCGCCGGGCTCGATTATCCGCGTGACCTCGGGTATCCCGGCGAGTTCCCGTTCACACGCGGCATCCAGCCGACCATGTACCGCGGGCGCTTCTGGACCATGCGCCAGTATGCGGGCTTCGGCACGGCCGAGGAGACCAACGCGCGCTTCAAGCTGCTGCTGCAGGCGGGGCAGACGGGGCTCTCCACCGCGTTCGACCTGCCGACGCAGATGGGGTACGACTCCGACGCGTCGATGGCGATGGGCGAGGTGGGCCGCGTCGGCGTGGCTATCGACTCGCTGGCGGACATGCGCAGGCTGCTGGACGGCATCCCGCTGGACAAGGTCAGCACGTCGATGACCATCAACGCCACGGCGGCCATCCTCCTGGCCTTCTACATCGCCGTGGCCGACGAGCGCGGGATCCCGCGCGACCGGATCAGCGGGACCATCCAGAACGACATCCTCAAGGAGTACATCGCCCGCGGGACGTACATCTATCCCGTCGAGCCGTCGCTCCGCCTGATCACCGACATCTTCGCGTTCTGCAACGCGGAGGTGCCGAAGTGGAATACCATCTCCATCTCCGGCTACCACATCCGCGAGGCGGGGGCGACCGCGGCGCAGGAGATCGCGTTCACCTTCGCCGACGGGCTCGAGTACGTGCGCCGCGCGCTGGACGCGGGGCTCGACGTCGACCGCTTCGCGCCGCGGCTGTCCTTCTTCTTCGCCAGCCACAACGACCTGTTCGAGGAGGTCGCCAAGTTCCGCGCCGCGCGCCGGCTGTGGGCGCGGCTGATGCGCGAGCGCTTCGGCGCGGGCGACGACGCGGCGAAGCTGCGCTTCCACACGCAGACGGGCGGCGTGACCCTGCAGGCGCAGCAGCCCCTGAACAACGTCGTTCGGGTCACCGTGCAGGCGCTCGCGGCCGTCCTGGGGGGCACGCAGAGCCTGCACACCAACGGCTACGACGAGGCGCTGGCGCTGCCCACCGCGCAGGCGGCCACGCTGGCGCTGCGCACGCAGCAGGTGCTGGCGTACGAGAGCGGGGTGGGGGATACGGTCGACCCGCTCGCCGGCAGCTATTTCGTGGAGTCGCTGACCACCGCGGTGGAGACCCAGGCGCGGGAATATCTCGAGAAGATCGAGGAGATGGGCGGCGCGGCCGAGGCCATCGCCTACATGCAGGAGGAGATCCACCGCGCCGCGTACGAGCACCAGATCTCCATCGAGCGCGGCGACCGGGTCGTCGTCGGCGTCAACAAGTTTCAGTCCGCCGACGAGGAGCCGGTCGACCTGGGCCAGCCGGACTTCACCGCGCTGGAGGCGTCACAGAAGGCGCAGCTGGCGGAGATCAAGCGGGTGCGCGACGATGCCGAGGTGCGCGCGCGGCTGGACGCCATCCGCGCCGCCGCGCGCGGCACCGACAACCTGATGCCGCACATCATCGACGCCGTGAAGGCAATGGTCACCCTGGGCGAGATCAGCGACGCCCTGCGCGAGGTGTGGGGCGTGTACCGGCCGGCGTGA
- a CDS encoding DUF4234 domain-containing protein, whose amino-acid sequence MALVTCRVCQRQVSDAAHVCVHCGSALWAPAAPPRETPAPWPAHPGAAVALESPYLAPPAAVAEDELHPLAIHKLVLLSIFTLGLYELYWFYRNWKRVRARTGEDISPFWRAFFAPLWAYSMFEEVDRQALAQQMEVGWSSIALGAAYFLLSAAWRLPDPWSLITFVGFLPLLPVQASINAMAARRGVRADDSFDGRHYAAFAVGSLLLLLAVAGTLLPQ is encoded by the coding sequence ATGGCTCTCGTCACCTGCCGCGTCTGCCAGCGGCAAGTCTCCGACGCCGCGCACGTGTGCGTGCATTGCGGCAGCGCGTTGTGGGCGCCCGCCGCGCCGCCGCGCGAAACTCCCGCTCCCTGGCCGGCGCACCCCGGTGCGGCGGTCGCGCTCGAATCGCCCTATCTCGCGCCGCCGGCCGCCGTGGCGGAGGACGAGCTGCACCCGCTGGCCATCCACAAGCTGGTGCTGCTCTCCATCTTCACCCTCGGGCTGTACGAGCTCTACTGGTTCTATCGGAACTGGAAGCGGGTCCGCGCGCGGACCGGCGAGGACATCAGCCCGTTCTGGCGTGCGTTCTTCGCGCCGTTGTGGGCCTACTCGATGTTCGAGGAGGTCGACCGCCAGGCGCTCGCCCAGCAGATGGAGGTGGGGTGGAGCAGCATCGCGCTCGGGGCCGCCTATTTCCTCCTTTCGGCCGCGTGGCGGCTCCCCGATCCGTGGTCGCTGATCACGTTCGTGGGCTTCCTCCCGCTCCTCCCCGTCCAGGCGAGCATCAACGCGATGGCCGCGCGCCGGGGCGTCCGTGCCGACGACTCCTTCGACGGGCGGCACTACGCCGCGTTCGCGGTGGGCAGCCTTCTCCTCCTCCTGGCGGTGGCCGGCACGCTCCTGCCGCAGTGA
- a CDS encoding SRPBCC family protein, with the protein MPVVESSAEIRAPREALFALTQDYYIRLEWDPFLRGLRFLDGATGPAPGVRVWVRAKNGLSMLVEYVTVVPPERVAVKLVRGPFFFESFAGAWIFHEAGEGRTRVTFRYSFRTRWRVLRPLLDRAISAIFTRDIAARVRALKHAAEETDILGRIAQPC; encoded by the coding sequence ATGCCCGTCGTCGAGAGCTCCGCGGAGATCCGCGCCCCGCGCGAGGCGCTGTTCGCGCTGACGCAGGACTACTACATCCGGCTGGAATGGGACCCGTTCCTGCGCGGCCTCCGCTTCCTGGACGGCGCCACCGGGCCGGCGCCGGGCGTGCGCGTGTGGGTGCGCGCGAAGAACGGGCTGAGCATGCTGGTGGAGTACGTCACCGTCGTCCCGCCCGAGCGCGTGGCGGTGAAGCTGGTGCGCGGCCCGTTCTTCTTCGAGAGCTTCGCCGGCGCATGGATCTTCCACGAGGCCGGAGAGGGGCGCACGCGGGTGACCTTCCGCTACAGCTTCCGCACGCGCTGGCGCGTCCTCCGCCCGCTGCTCGACCGCGCCATCTCCGCCATCTTCACCCGCGACATCGCCGCGCGCGTCCGCGCCCTGAAGCACGCGGCAGAAGAGACGGACATCCTCGGCCGCATCGCCCAGCCCTGCTGA
- a CDS encoding malonic semialdehyde reductase, producing MERLDDAGLDLLFREARTHYSWLDRPVDDDTLRALYDLVKWGPTAANSGPARFVFLRTPAAKERLRPALAPANVDKTLTAPVTVIVAYDLLFYHKLIKTFPHNPGMANLYANNPQLVETTARRNSSLQGAYLIIAARALGLDCGPMSGFDNARVDEEFFGAGKECEGCDQEFFPQGHVKSNFLVNLGHGDPEKLFPRLPRLAFEEACTLM from the coding sequence ATGGAGAGGCTGGACGACGCGGGGCTCGACCTGCTGTTCCGCGAGGCGCGCACGCACTACAGCTGGCTGGACCGGCCGGTGGACGACGACACGCTGCGCGCGCTGTACGACCTGGTGAAGTGGGGCCCCACCGCGGCCAACTCCGGCCCCGCGCGCTTCGTGTTCCTCCGCACGCCGGCGGCGAAGGAGCGCCTGCGCCCCGCGCTCGCCCCGGCGAACGTCGACAAGACGCTGACGGCGCCGGTGACGGTCATCGTCGCCTACGACCTCCTCTTCTACCACAAGCTGATCAAGACCTTCCCGCACAACCCGGGGATGGCGAACCTCTACGCCAACAATCCGCAGCTGGTGGAGACCACGGCGCGGCGCAACTCGTCGCTGCAGGGCGCCTACCTGATCATCGCGGCGCGAGCGCTGGGGCTGGACTGCGGGCCGATGTCGGGGTTCGACAACGCCAGGGTCGACGAGGAGTTCTTCGGCGCGGGGAAGGAATGCGAGGGGTGCGACCAGGAGTTCTTTCCCCAGGGCCACGTGAAGTCCAACTTCCTGGTGAACCTGGGCCACGGCGACCCGGAGAAGCTCTTTCCGCGCCTCCCGCGGCTCGCGTTCGAGGAAGCCTGCACGCTCATGTAG
- the aroF gene encoding 3-deoxy-7-phosphoheptulonate synthase — translation MIIVTRPNVTDAELDHIRERIETLGMRTHVSRGERRTIIGCIGDEALVQEAALLSLPGVESVTPIMKPYKLAAREFAADPSVVRVGDRAAAAIGGRRLAVIAGPCSVEGREMLRETAYAVRDAGAGLLRGGAFKPRTSPYAFQGLGEAALRMLAEVRAETGLPVVTEVMDTRQVELVAEHADVLQVGARNMQNFALLSELGRVQRPVLLKRGLSATVKELLMAAEYVMAQGNRDVILCERGIRTFETITRNTLDVAAIPVLKAETHLPVVVDPSHAGGRADLVAPLAFAAVAAGADGLIIEVHPDPQGALSDGDQSLTLNAFGRMMHGLRPFALAAGRELPLPGAAALREAA, via the coding sequence ATGATCATCGTCACCCGTCCGAACGTGACCGACGCGGAGCTGGACCACATCCGCGAGCGCATCGAGACGCTCGGGATGCGCACGCACGTGTCGCGCGGCGAGCGCCGCACCATCATCGGCTGTATCGGAGACGAAGCGCTGGTCCAGGAGGCCGCGCTTCTTTCGCTTCCCGGCGTGGAGTCGGTGACGCCGATCATGAAGCCGTACAAGCTGGCGGCGCGCGAGTTCGCCGCCGACCCGTCGGTGGTGCGCGTAGGCGACCGCGCCGCCGCGGCGATCGGCGGGCGGCGGCTGGCGGTGATCGCGGGGCCGTGCTCGGTGGAAGGACGCGAGATGCTGCGCGAGACCGCGTACGCCGTGCGCGACGCCGGCGCGGGGCTGCTGCGCGGCGGCGCCTTCAAGCCGCGCACTAGTCCCTACGCCTTCCAGGGGCTGGGCGAGGCGGCGCTCCGGATGCTGGCCGAGGTGCGCGCCGAGACGGGGCTGCCGGTGGTGACGGAGGTGATGGACACGCGCCAGGTGGAGCTGGTGGCCGAGCACGCCGACGTGCTGCAGGTGGGCGCGCGCAACATGCAGAACTTCGCGCTCCTCTCCGAGCTGGGCCGCGTGCAGCGGCCCGTGCTGCTCAAGCGCGGACTTTCGGCCACGGTGAAGGAGCTGCTGATGGCGGCCGAGTACGTGATGGCGCAGGGGAACCGCGACGTGATCCTGTGCGAGCGCGGCATCCGCACCTTCGAGACCATCACCCGCAACACGCTGGACGTGGCCGCGATCCCCGTGCTCAAGGCCGAGACGCACCTGCCCGTGGTGGTCGACCCCAGCCACGCCGGTGGCCGCGCGGATCTCGTCGCGCCGCTGGCCTTCGCGGCCGTGGCGGCGGGCGCCGACGGGCTGATCATTGAAGTGCACCCCGACCCCCAGGGCGCGCTGTCGGATGGCGACCAGTCGCTCACGCTCAACGCGTTCGGGCGGATGATGCACGGCCTGCGGCCATTCGCGCTCGCGGCCGGGCGCGAGCTGCCGCTCCCCGGCGCCGCGGCGCTGCGGGAGGCGGCGTGA
- a CDS encoding chorismate mutase, translating to MAQDAPPAAERLGELRVQIEQIDRSIIGLIAERVRLAREVGIAKHELGLPTLDPAREAAVVRRAGELAREAGLGDEDVRYIFWHLIGLSRRAQMEEG from the coding sequence ATGGCGCAGGACGCCCCGCCCGCGGCGGAACGGCTCGGCGAGCTGCGGGTGCAGATCGAGCAGATCGACCGCTCCATCATCGGCCTGATCGCCGAACGGGTGCGGTTGGCGCGCGAGGTGGGGATCGCCAAGCACGAGCTGGGGCTGCCGACGCTGGACCCGGCGCGCGAGGCCGCCGTCGTGCGCCGCGCGGGCGAGCTGGCGCGCGAGGCGGGGCTGGGCGACGAGGACGTGCGCTACATCTTCTGGCACCTGATCGGGCTCTCCCGCCGCGCGCAGATGGAGGAGGGGTGA
- a CDS encoding prephenate dehydrogenase/arogenate dehydrogenase family protein, protein MSGEDPAFTDPGSIRTVAVAGLGLIGGSVARDLAALGVRVLGHDRDRAAVDAALREGFVSAALGDGFAGVEDADALVIAVPVHAAAAVLERALPRLGGVRLVTDAGSTKRAIVAAAERLGIGARFVGAHPFAGDHRAGVEASRLGLFAGARVYLCPAAGASAEARGMARGLWTMLGGTVMEIGAEEHDARLAWTSHLPQLVSTALAAVLAARGIPRADLGPGGRDVTRLAASSPEMWTGIALENADALLAALDATGAQLAALRDALARRDEDAIRAAFASGQAWS, encoded by the coding sequence GTGAGCGGCGAGGACCCGGCGTTTACGGACCCGGGCTCGATCCGGACGGTCGCCGTTGCGGGATTGGGGCTGATCGGGGGATCGGTGGCGCGCGACCTGGCCGCCCTCGGTGTGCGCGTGCTCGGGCACGACCGCGACCGCGCGGCGGTGGATGCGGCGCTCCGCGAAGGCTTCGTCTCCGCCGCGCTGGGGGATGGCTTCGCGGGGGTGGAGGACGCGGACGCGCTGGTGATCGCCGTCCCCGTGCATGCGGCCGCGGCGGTGCTGGAGCGCGCGCTGCCGCGTCTCGGCGGCGTGCGGCTGGTGACGGACGCGGGGAGCACCAAGCGCGCGATCGTGGCCGCGGCGGAGCGGCTGGGGATCGGCGCCCGGTTCGTCGGCGCGCACCCGTTCGCCGGCGACCATCGCGCGGGGGTGGAGGCCTCTCGCCTGGGACTGTTCGCTGGCGCGCGCGTCTACCTCTGCCCCGCCGCGGGCGCGTCTGCCGAGGCGCGGGGGATGGCGCGCGGGCTGTGGACGATGCTGGGCGGGACGGTGATGGAGATCGGCGCGGAGGAGCACGACGCGCGGCTGGCGTGGACGAGCCACCTCCCGCAACTCGTCTCCACCGCGCTGGCGGCGGTGCTGGCGGCGCGCGGGATTCCGCGCGCGGATCTCGGCCCCGGTGGGCGCGACGTCACCCGCCTGGCCGCCAGCTCGCCGGAGATGTGGACCGGCATCGCGCTGGAGAACGCCGATGCGCTCCTCGCCGCGCTCGATGCCACGGGCGCGCAGCTCGCCGCCCTCCGCGACGCCCTCGCGCGGCGGGACGAGGACGCGATCCGCGCCGCGTTCGCCTCGGGCCAGGCGTGGAGCTGA
- the hisIE gene encoding bifunctional phosphoribosyl-AMP cyclohydrolase/phosphoribosyl-ATP diphosphatase HisIE gives MSWLDEVKFDDRGLVPVVAQDARTGEVLMLAWANADALRLTRETGRAHYWSRSRGELWKKGETSGNTQEVDEVRVDCDGDAVLYRVRQAGPACHTGERSCFFRAVADDELRDGGDSRHVLARVEALVAARDAERPEGSYTTYLFAQGLDKILKKVGEEATETIIAAKNEGTEQLRSESADLLYHLLVLWRAKGLPLDELWDELDRRFGRAPREGSTDPAARRASEIG, from the coding sequence ATGTCCTGGCTCGACGAGGTGAAGTTCGACGACCGCGGCCTGGTGCCCGTGGTGGCGCAGGACGCGCGCACCGGCGAGGTGCTGATGCTCGCCTGGGCCAACGCCGACGCGCTGCGCCTGACGCGCGAGACGGGCCGCGCGCACTACTGGAGCCGGTCGCGCGGCGAGCTGTGGAAGAAAGGGGAGACGAGCGGAAACACGCAGGAGGTGGACGAGGTGCGCGTGGACTGCGACGGTGACGCCGTGCTCTACCGCGTGCGCCAGGCCGGCCCCGCCTGCCACACCGGCGAGCGCAGCTGCTTCTTCCGCGCGGTGGCCGATGACGAGCTGCGGGACGGGGGCGACTCGCGCCACGTCCTCGCCCGCGTCGAGGCGCTTGTCGCCGCGCGCGACGCGGAGCGGCCGGAGGGGTCGTACACCACGTACCTGTTCGCGCAGGGGCTTGACAAGATCCTGAAGAAGGTGGGCGAGGAGGCCACGGAGACCATCATCGCCGCGAAGAACGAGGGAACGGAGCAGCTGCGCAGCGAATCGGCCGACCTGCTCTACCATCTCCTCGTCCTCTGGCGCGCGAAGGGGCTGCCGCTGGACGAGCTGTGGGACGAGCTCGACCGCCGCTTCGGCCGGGCCCCGCGCGAAGGCTCCACCGACCCCGCCGCCCGCCGCGCGTCCGAGATCGGCTGA
- the otsB gene encoding trehalose-phosphatase, with protein sequence MQEMWMLVHAMERVAGWAEAWRRAGRLVLLLDFDGTLAPIVDRPELAGMPEATRRALERLMALPGVEVAVVSGRGLADVRALAAIPGIAYAGNHGMEIHGPGIDRVHPEAAAARPVLERAAAALRDAISGIPGAFVEDKELTLSVHFRLAPRERLDELHDIVRRVVEPLEGVHLTEGKQVIEVRPNVDWNKGRAVIFLLDQMRPPAGAPVLYFGDDRTDEDAFRALRDAGAGEGVLVAEELPETSAAASFLREPAEVGEVFAALAEARAGILE encoded by the coding sequence ATGCAGGAGATGTGGATGCTGGTGCACGCGATGGAGCGGGTGGCGGGGTGGGCCGAGGCATGGCGGCGGGCGGGGCGGCTGGTGCTGCTGCTGGACTTCGACGGCACGCTGGCGCCGATCGTCGACCGGCCGGAGCTGGCGGGGATGCCCGAGGCCACGCGCCGCGCGCTCGAGCGGCTGATGGCACTGCCGGGCGTCGAAGTCGCCGTGGTCAGCGGCCGCGGGCTGGCGGACGTGCGCGCGCTGGCGGCCATCCCCGGCATCGCGTACGCGGGGAACCACGGGATGGAGATCCATGGCCCCGGCATCGACCGCGTGCACCCCGAAGCGGCCGCCGCGCGCCCGGTGCTGGAGCGCGCCGCCGCCGCGCTGCGCGACGCGATCTCCGGCATCCCCGGGGCGTTCGTGGAGGACAAGGAGCTGACGCTGTCCGTGCACTTCCGCCTGGCCCCGCGCGAGCGCCTGGACGAGCTGCACGACATCGTCCGGCGCGTCGTCGAGCCGCTCGAGGGCGTGCACCTGACCGAGGGGAAGCAGGTGATCGAGGTGCGCCCGAACGTCGACTGGAACAAGGGGCGCGCGGTGATCTTCCTGCTCGACCAGATGCGCCCCCCCGCCGGCGCGCCCGTCCTCTACTTCGGCGACGACCGCACCGACGAGGACGCCTTCCGCGCCCTCCGCGACGCCGGCGCCGGCGAGGGCGTCCTCGTCGCCGAGGAACTGCCGGAGACCAGCGCGGCCGCGTCGTTCCTCCGCGAGCCGGCGGAGGTGGGGGAGGTGTTCGCCGCGCTGGCGGAGGCGCGGGCTGGGATCTTGGAGTGA
- a CDS encoding lipase family protein, giving the protein MFTQGYSQTEAQEMMTLSSIAYAGENTGSYQQIQQAIESELAASSVVGPYFQLVWLGITPDFSNLMYVARDNRETARFAVVVRGTDWNFLTDWKEDFDVIDKHDWPTASPPNPRIYVAQGSWDGMTDLLATQSNLFNMTPPAIPQPSNMITLFMAEALWNTYDTDVDIFVTGHSLGGAMATVIGLWLADTASTWVLRPNKVNFKTYTFAAPTVGNQDFVNYYNGQTANPQVQWQAYRVYNEQDAIPFGYANIGGVAEDGVPYSLLFATLELIPALAAIQTALDQAGVAYVDVGSASNGTALGLSNNPPSSSWPPPCNSEVKNFDPDFACWVGYEHDHNTYLFLLGAPTIPSIPQRAVDTAAIAATPLCSVMPITPETLAGEAAPA; this is encoded by the coding sequence ATGTTCACCCAGGGCTACAGCCAGACCGAGGCGCAGGAGATGATGACGCTCTCGTCCATCGCGTACGCGGGCGAGAACACCGGCAGCTACCAGCAGATCCAGCAGGCCATCGAGAGCGAGCTGGCCGCCTCCAGCGTGGTCGGCCCGTACTTCCAGCTGGTGTGGCTTGGGATCACCCCCGACTTCAGCAACCTGATGTACGTGGCGCGCGACAACCGCGAGACGGCGCGCTTCGCCGTGGTGGTGCGGGGGACGGACTGGAACTTCCTGACAGACTGGAAAGAAGACTTCGACGTCATCGATAAGCACGACTGGCCCACCGCCAGCCCGCCGAACCCGCGGATCTACGTGGCGCAGGGGTCGTGGGACGGGATGACCGATCTCCTGGCGACACAGTCGAACCTGTTTAACATGACGCCGCCGGCCATCCCCCAGCCCTCGAACATGATCACCCTGTTCATGGCCGAGGCGCTCTGGAACACCTACGACACCGACGTCGACATCTTCGTCACCGGCCACTCACTGGGCGGCGCCATGGCCACGGTGATCGGCCTCTGGCTGGCGGACACGGCCTCGACCTGGGTGCTGCGGCCCAACAAGGTGAACTTCAAGACCTACACCTTCGCCGCGCCCACCGTGGGGAACCAGGACTTCGTGAACTACTACAACGGGCAGACGGCGAACCCGCAGGTGCAGTGGCAGGCCTACCGCGTGTACAACGAGCAGGACGCCATCCCCTTCGGCTACGCGAACATCGGCGGCGTGGCGGAAGACGGCGTGCCGTACAGCCTCCTCTTCGCCACGCTCGAGCTCATCCCCGCGCTGGCGGCCATCCAGACCGCGCTCGACCAGGCCGGCGTGGCCTACGTGGACGTGGGGAGCGCGTCGAACGGGACGGCGCTGGGGCTCAGCAACAATCCCCCCAGCTCCAGCTGGCCGCCGCCGTGCAACAGCGAGGTGAAGAATTTCGACCCCGACTTCGCCTGCTGGGTGGGATACGAGCACGACCACAACACCTACCTGTTCCTGCTCGGCGCGCCCACCATCCCCAGCATCCCGCAGCGCGCGGTGGACACGGCCGCCATCGCTGCCACGCCGCTGTGCTCGGTGATGCCCATCACTCCCGAAACGCTCGCGGGCGAGGCGGCGCCGGCGTAA
- the hisZ gene encoding ATP phosphoribosyltransferase regulatory subunit: MPTSPIAQVPPGSLDLLAGDVRRRRRVQRAWFALAEAHGYQEVIPPTFEYEEVFTRGAGPELAARLIRFVDRDGRLVALRADFTSAIARVVATRLADAPGPLRLAYAGKVYRQEPEGLGRRREIFQLGAELIGDPSPEADVEALRLVILQMRALGLHEFQINLGDIRFIRPLLSGLSPEQAEALRTAIDRKDRAALAAGAREIGAPAAVTRALVVLPELIGRGDVLTRAHALASGREAEEAIDRLRRVDALLGDDERRHVVYDLGEIRGLGYYSGIQFEVFVAGVGRAVGFGGRYDGLLALYGADRPAVGFALETDALADLLDEEPS; the protein is encoded by the coding sequence ATGCCGACCTCCCCCATCGCCCAGGTGCCGCCCGGCTCGCTCGACCTGCTGGCCGGCGACGTCCGCCGCCGCCGGCGCGTTCAGCGCGCGTGGTTCGCGCTGGCCGAGGCGCACGGCTACCAGGAGGTCATCCCCCCGACCTTCGAGTACGAGGAGGTGTTCACCCGCGGCGCCGGCCCCGAGCTGGCCGCGCGGCTGATCCGCTTCGTCGACCGCGACGGCCGCCTCGTCGCCCTGCGCGCGGACTTCACCTCGGCGATCGCTCGGGTGGTGGCCACGCGGCTGGCGGACGCGCCGGGGCCGCTGCGGCTGGCGTACGCGGGGAAGGTGTATCGCCAGGAGCCGGAAGGGCTTGGGCGGCGGAGGGAGATCTTCCAGCTGGGCGCCGAGCTGATCGGCGATCCGTCACCGGAAGCGGACGTCGAGGCGCTGCGACTGGTGATCCTGCAGATGCGCGCGCTGGGGCTGCACGAGTTCCAGATCAACCTGGGCGACATCCGTTTCATCCGCCCGCTCCTCTCCGGCCTCTCGCCCGAGCAGGCGGAGGCGCTGCGGACGGCCATCGACCGCAAGGACCGCGCGGCGCTGGCCGCGGGCGCGCGCGAGATCGGCGCCCCGGCGGCCGTGACCCGCGCGCTCGTCGTCCTCCCCGAGCTGATCGGCCGCGGCGACGTCCTCACCCGCGCGCACGCGCTCGCCTCCGGCCGCGAGGCGGAGGAGGCCATCGACCGCCTGCGCCGCGTGGACGCGCTGCTGGGCGACGACGAGCGGCGGCACGTGGTGTACGACCTGGGCGAGATCCGCGGGCTGGGGTACTACTCCGGCATCCAGTTCGAGGTGTTCGTGGCCGGCGTCGGCCGCGCGGTGGGCTTCGGCGGCCGCTACGACGGGCTCCTCGCGCTGTACGGCGCCGATCGTCCCGCGGTCGGCTTCGCGCTGGAGACGGACGCGCTGGCGGATCTCCTGGACGAGGAGCCGTCGTGA
- the hisG gene encoding ATP phosphoribosyltransferase, which translates to MTRALRIALPKGRMMDEALRLFEAMGSQIDPAARDSRRLILPSADGRFEFLPVKSGDVPVYVEAGVADAGVAGLDVLEETQPDVLRPLDLGFGGCRLAVAAPAGAPYPQLVGGGIPRVATKYVESARRFFAGRGIQVELIRISGSVELAPLLGLSDWIVDLVQTGRTLAENGLVVLDDVAPSTARLIVNRASHKLRLDEHQRLIADLAKALESGPLPGE; encoded by the coding sequence GTGACGCGCGCGCTCCGCATCGCCCTCCCCAAGGGGCGGATGATGGACGAGGCGCTGCGCCTGTTCGAGGCGATGGGCTCGCAGATCGATCCCGCCGCGCGCGACAGCCGCCGCCTGATCCTGCCCTCGGCGGACGGGCGCTTCGAGTTCCTGCCGGTGAAGAGCGGCGACGTCCCCGTCTACGTCGAGGCCGGCGTGGCCGACGCGGGCGTGGCGGGGCTCGACGTGCTGGAGGAGACGCAGCCGGACGTGCTGCGCCCGCTCGACCTGGGCTTCGGGGGATGCCGCCTGGCCGTGGCGGCGCCGGCGGGCGCGCCGTATCCGCAGCTGGTGGGCGGCGGGATCCCGCGCGTGGCGACGAAGTACGTGGAGAGCGCGCGCCGCTTCTTCGCGGGGCGGGGGATCCAGGTGGAGTTGATCCGCATCTCAGGCTCGGTGGAGCTGGCGCCGCTGCTGGGGTTGTCGGACTGGATCGTGGACCTGGTGCAGACCGGGCGCACGCTGGCCGAGAACGGGCTGGTGGTGCTGGACGACGTGGCCCCGTCCACCGCGCGCCTGATCGTCAACCGCGCCAGCCACAAGCTGCGCCTCGACGAGCACCAGCGCCTGATCGCCGACCTGGCGAAGGCGCTGGAGAGCGGACCACTGCCGGGCGAATGA